The genomic stretch TCTATAATAAAGGTAAAAGGTTACATGAAAATAAAGTGAGTAATATGGCAACATATTACCATATAAGAGCATGCCTATACATTTAAACACTAGAAACTGATTTCAGATATGCAGAGAGGTTTTTGCACCTTCTGGTAGGCTGAACAGAGGTATCACCAATGTGCATCTTGGATTCTGTTTAGTGgtcaacatggctatccctgtaTTTTTTCTCCAGAGAAATAAGGCATTTCAGTGGCAATAGATAATAGGTAATAGATACAAGGATCTATGCCTAAATCTCTTGTCCTGTATCAACAGGAGCATAGTATCTAGATAGAAGGAAACAAAGTGTCACCTTACaagtattctgttttggtcagaaaACCTCACCAGGAGTAGTGTGTTATGGGCACCACAGATCAAGAATAATGACAAGCTGGAACTCGTCCAGAGAAGCGTGACCAAGATggtcaaaagtctggaaaccaggccaTGTGAGGAATGAAttagggagcagggtatgtttaacgtggagaaaagaagactgaaaagtgacatgacagccatctttaaatatctgaagggatattgttttctgctgttccagactaAAATGTGAACCAAAGGATTCAAATTACATATACACTGCATGAGAGCtgtggattctccatctttgggggactttaaacagaggctgtatggagAACTTTCAGGAGTGCTCtaagttgtgtattcctacatagcaGGGGAGTTGAACTAGATGGCTATTGTGAACcattccaattctaagattctattattttataggCTAATTAACATGACCATAAAAGAGTTCTGTCCACCTATCACAGTATCATTATATTAGCTAGCTACGTATTCAATGCAGTAAGTGAAGATGTACACACACAGGACCATAAACAGGTGCAAACTTGTATCATAAGCAAACTCTGAAGAATGATCCAACTTCAATAAGTTCTGCACTGCGTACCACAACTAGCTAAAGTGAATTAGATATCTGTTTACAAAATCTGTGTCcatgtgcagagagagagagaaaaatgtaatGATAACAGTAGTCTGCCTGATCTGAATGCCAATAAGACAGAGATCATTCTGATTTAGAACACTGATAAATGATAGCATCATattccaaggaggctgtcctggtcctaaaccagtgtctgtcatcagtaataaACAGGATGAGAGCAAAccagttgaaacttaatccagacaagacggaggtgctcctggtcagtcataaggcagatcagggaacagggatccagcctgtgtgaGATGAGGTTACACTACCCCTTAAGACACAGATTCACAGTTTGAGGGTaatcctggactcagctttgaacctggaggtccaagtctctgcagtgaccaggagtgcttttgcacatttaaagtttGTGTGTCTGCTGCGTCTGTTCCTTAAGATACCTGTTCTGGCCTCGGtagtacatgccttagttacattctgtttggactactgcatTGGgctgtatgtggggctgcctttgaagagtgttcagaaacttcagctagtccaaagagccgcagccaggctgttaactgggacaggttacagagaccacacaatgtccctgttgaaacagctaaagtggctgccagtttgtttccaggcacaattcaaagtgctggttatgacctaaaTAGCCCTATACATCTCAAGTCTacgctatttggcagaccatatcacCCTGTATAAACTGGTCTGGGCTCTGagaacctctggagaggcccttctttccattccaccaccatcataagcatagctggtggggacacgagagagaaccttctcagtggctgcccctagattctggaattcccttcccagagagaccagaatggctccGTCTTTGTTGCCTTCCGCTGCCAGGCTAAGATCTACgggttcagacaggcttttaaaaatggaatgtttGTAAAAGACCAGTTTGGAATggtgtttcattttaaagtattttatagttttattttttttaaatgtattttattcttttaataggtATCTATTGTAAATCAATccttttaatgcacctcttttctatgtttttaattgtattgctccTTTaatattggcccagtacagactgcggAAAAGGGGCGGTCCACAGCCGCCCCTTTCTGCAGATgactggggccagggcagccataccggcaggccagaggccccaatccggcacttttccaggcaacggagaagcagcaaaatgccacttccctgtggcctggaaaaggggtgtccttggggcttcaggtccctggacaccctgggagccagagCCACAGGAGAAAGGGCAGGCCACTTTCTCCCTGGCGTCATTCCCGCAACTGTTTGGTGGCTGTTGGGACGAGGCAcacacccagaaggagctccatttcggggCTCCTTCTCGCACCacagccaggctgccataagcagcctggggcaGCACAAAGACATCACAAATGAGCCATGCTGTTTGGACACAGTGCGtgcgtgacatcataatggctgTACTCATGTACATAGGGTGCTGccggcacgtattagggttagggagcatgtacatggtgcatgctccctaactcTAATACCGGCCCTGGTACGCCGCTTGTTgatggtctgtactgcgccattgTGAATTCGCTCTGATTACTAGTTCTAGGAAAAGAGTGAGATAAAAGTaaacataatcatcatcattatcatcaccacacGTGAACAGTTTTATCTGAAGtaacaaaaattaatttaaattagtggagcaaaaaagaatacAAGAACattacaagatttttaaaaaatgtgtatctCCTTAAACAGAATACAGCTAACAGTAAGCTTCAACATGATTAGGATTTTATACTGCAAAAGTTACACAGGACTTTTGATTCCCAAACCCAAAGTCTGGCACTTACCTTTGTACTTCAATTGTCCCCATAGTTTCATATGCGAAGTCACATTTGTTATCAATTTCAATGGCTTTGCTTATAAGTTCTAAACCTTTATCTAAATCCTgcttccactgaagctgaagtAAACTGAAATTAAATCAGAAACTAAAAGTGAATATATTGGTTATTACCTGCAAGGTCATCATAAGCTGgcaataacttgaaggcacacaacaacacatagAAACAGCAATGTGATATTTACTTGGTACATTGGCcttttttgaagaagaaaaaaagcaagcATAATGTGTggcagaatattaaataaataaataaataaatgcccccTACCCCCCAAATGCCACTGGAAGCCCCCTAGGGCTTTTCCAACACATTTGGAGCCTTCTCCAGTGTCAATATATTTACAAAATTTTCACACTCAAAATACCCactagaaggggggggggggctattccACTACATTCTGGGACCACTCTGGGAGAGGCGTTTTTGGAACAGAAAGTGAGTTTTCTGTACCATACTGCTTTTTAATTACCACAGCTTTTGGAGCTGAAATTGAGGGACGGTTTCCAATACATGCATGAATCATAACAGCAAGCCTTGTAGGCAAGTGTAAATCAACTACTGTACTTACCCTTTATGAACATATGTAGTAGCATTATCTGGCTCAAGATCAATACATTTATCATACATTTCATCTGCTTTGCCAAACTGCTGTTGATCTGTTAAAGCCTGCATTAAATGAATAGTTTAAATATAAGTATAGATGAAAGTACTTCATATCAAAAATAGTTCCTATATCTTCATGTTCCTCTCCAACAATAAACACTAGCACACACTTAGACAATCTATGATCACATTAGGTATAAAGTACTAACATTTATCACTAGAAAATGTTAACTATAATGTAGATGTTTCACTAGTTAATAAAACCATATATACCTGGGCATATAGTGCATAGCCTTCAGCACATCTTGGAAATTTTTTTATAACATTCTCAAAGCCTTTCATTGCCGCTTGAACTTGTAAAGAATTACTTCCAGTGTAGGCCTGACgatactgtaaataaaaattaCTATGTCATCAACAAGAAATCTATTTTATTACCATCTAACCACAAAATAAAAGGCAATATGAGAACTAGCATAGtacagtggtttgactgttgtactacaagtctggagatcaTAGTTCAATTCTCTGCTCCAGCATAAAAATCCACTAGGTGATGTTGGGCCaatcacattctgtcagcctcagagctctcagcctcggaggatggcaatggcaaacgccctctgaagaaacttgccaagaaaaccctatgatgcaTTTTGAACAACTATTTGACACTTTAATATTACAGTAAAACCTGAACAAAATTTCATATACTTACCaatgcaaaacatttttgtgcttgtGCCAAGGCAGAATCTGGTCGCAAACGGATACATTCATCAAAGTCCTCTACAGCTTCTTCAACTTGGTCAAGCAGAATTtttagctaaaatatataaagatttaGCATAGCTCTGAATttcatcacaattaaaaaaacaccatcaAAACCTAGGTagcattaaaagaaaacacatatttttcaaTTATAAAACAGGTATTTCACAAGGATAATGTCCTCACAATTAATTAGCTCTAATTTTGTATATATAATCTACATTCCTCCTCCCATTTAATAAAACTTTTGTATACCACCCAGATCACACCTTCTGAAAAAGACGTGTTAATCTTAATCCTATTAGGAGGGATATTCCAGAAATCTGAAGTCATGTTTTGTTGCACTTACAAGATcgggattttatatttttgtctcAAAAGTTTTGAACAATGTTTCACCCTCCTTTCAGCTAAAAAACAATCTCAATAGATCTACTATATTATACCACTGACAAAATTTTGCTATTATTTTTGTCTCATATAGTGCAATTGGGACAAAAATGTCTCACAATTTTATGGCTGAAACATAATGTAGTGAAACTGGTGAGCAGCTGGATGAAAAACAACTCTTCCTCTTACTCAAAGGTAGGAAGGCAACTAATACATGCTCCCTTGGATCCTGCCCAGAAAAAGACCAAGTAGAGATACTGATGTGCTGAGAGGCCAGAATGGAAGGACCTGGTATAACATCTACAGACCACCAGAGCTCTCATTTGGGAATTCCCAGAAGCAAAAAAGGATGCAAAGAAAACAGTGCTGTAAAACATACTACACAAACAACGAAACAAATAAGTGTGTTTTCTAGGCACAGAACAAAAGGAACCCTACCAAAGGCATAACTGAGCTGAAGGCATTGGTTTATGACTCCTGATGTGGGTGTATCATGGACAACATGAAGCCCTAAAAGAACTGTGATATTCATTCTTCAGACACTTCAGAGCTATGATGAGCATGAAGAGATTTTGGGTATTCACAATGTATTTGAGGTTCCACATCATGGAAACAAGATCAATGTCTAGAACCACTGATAAACTATCTACATTTCAGGACTTGCAGTTTATGTTTGTTAAGAAGCCTAAAACCATGGAACATCAGGGTTCAATCTAACCATTTATGGACAACTGGGTCATCAGTAGCTGACTGAGTCTATTCGAGCGACATactctaaattaaaaaaatatagcacAGAAGTATGCTGTTGCTGCAATGCTAAGACATCATTTTCTCTGAAAAAAGATGTTTACTGGGACAGGGAGCCTGCTACACTATGGGAAGCCCACCTTGGTTATGATGTGGTAAGAACACTAGTGGAACTTGAACCCTATTTCCACATGGGATACAGTCAGAAACTATTTTTTCATCATCTTAGAACTGTTGGATAACTTTGCTAACCACTGGCACCACTTTTACATGACAGTGGATAATAAAACCAGCAGACAATGCAatgtaaggagccctggtggtgcaggggttaaatgccagtactacagccacaaggtaGTGAGTTCGACCCAAGGGCTCCCAGGtggactcagctttccatccttttgtaggttggtaaaatgagtattcagcttgttgggggcaattggcttacagactgtaaaccactaaGGGAGTGCTGAATTCGTGGATAAGTGGTATagtaatgtaaatgctattgctatgtatgtGTGAAATTTCCTTGTAAAAACTGCTGCAGCATGAAAATAATGTGCTCTGGTTGCCTATAGAGTGGCTGGCACAAAAAATGGACCTTCTCTCATTCTAAGATAGAAAATTTCCCACACGTACTATTAATGGTTTTCCTGCAAATCAACAGAAACTGGGTTTTTAGACTATGTCTGCTAACCTTGGTAATCAGGGTGAATATTCTTTTCCAGTTAGAAATAAGAATGGTAATATTTTCAGAATTCAGAATGTGTGTTGGGTTTTGCTTTTGTTGCAAAAGAGGAGGCTTGTCAGCTACTCAGAACAAATACTCCACCTCCTGAGACCATGTGCTTCCTGATTCTGGGTAGTTTTCAATTAATGTCTTGCAGTATCAAAAAAAGAATGAAGGGGGAGAAATAAAAATGTGGTAAAACATTTAAGACTAGTTTTTATTCTTGAGTTTTTGTTACTATAAAACCATTTCTTCACAGTACCAAGTAAGTGTTCTGGGTGTGAGACTACTGAGGCATACCCATCACTCTATACATATGCACCtataccttctctctctctctctctctctctctccccacacacacacacaaatcctggAATAGTCATGGAACATTTTTATCCACTGGAATTGCCATGCAGTCCCAAAATTTCCCATAAGTCACCAAAAGCAGTTATATAAAGGGAAACAATTCATCTGGACAATGGTTAAAGCTTCATATAATAATTCAATGAACACAGTTAAGTGGTTAAGCATTAATACCAACAATCTGATTTGGATGAAAGAAATTATGGAATGGAGGAACAGTGCCTACCTGCCCTCTGTGATGATAAACATCTGCATTCTGAGGATCAATATCAGCAGCCATATTAAAATCTTGAGTAGACAGCATAGGTTGCTGTTGTTGCATATACATACTTCCTCGCTTGATCAGAGCATTAGCACGCAGCTTTTGTAAGGAATAATCAAAATTACCATTTGATATAAAACCTCCCTGCTTGGTAAAAATTGTCATTCTGACAAAATCATTAGGATAAGTTTCTACTGTGTATTTGTGAAATCCTTGCTTTAGATATCTACCATCCATAAACATTCATGTGAATGTATGGTAGGTATTTTTATCCTCTGAAATATCCTGGAATTCCTACAGGATCCAAAAAATACTCTAGAAACACCCCATGAAAGAGCCAGCTTGAACTTAAAGCAGTTAACTATTCTGATGGACCAGAAATGAAGCCAAGCTCAGAGGGTTCAAACTGTCAGGAGAGCAGCAAGTTGAAAAAAGCTAATGCAGTAGAAAGGCAGAGACCCCTTTGGATCATTTGAAATTAGGGCACTATTTAGGATTCATCCTCCCCCTACCCTGTAAAAGAACAAGGAGTAGATAATTTCTATCAGGcatgctttgattcctgcatggcagggggttgaacttgaggcctcttccaactctatgatggaAGTCCAGGCACCACTGCTGCAATCTGCTCATATAATACTCTTTATTCAAAGAGGCTCTTGGTCCATCCTTCCATTGCTGATATTGTCTGTGTGTTTTGATTACAACACCCATCATCCTGAGCCACACACACTGAGGAAGAATATTAAGATTGCAGTCCCAATAAATTTAGGTGTCctcattggggggagggggagcctgCTTTATGCTCTTAGTTGCCGCCttcatttaagaaaaattaaaaaatatccaGCCAAGATACATTAGTATTTTTCCCCTGTTCCAGACAGGGTATCATCTTTAAAATCTGAACACTGTTTCATATATCCTCAAGCAATGACTCTACATGGGGATTtgcatttttaagcatcttttaaactgtattttgctttttttactgttgtaatccacttggattccttgagattaagcagaatataaataaattatattattattattattgttgttgtaaaaCTGAATTGTTCAGCTGATAACAGATAATTTATGGGCCAAATGCCAGAAAGGGACTAGGCAGCAATAGATGTTTCATCAATTTCTAGAATAGGTACTGAGCTGTACATTATTCTGAATCCTGTATAGGCTACCTATGGGCAAATAAAGAATCTACAGGAGAGGAGTAGCTGGCAGGTATTTTAATTCTGATTCTTGTCTACTAATTTTCCTCTACAACAGCCATCTTTACCTGCCCTGGGACTGTAGGAAGTATGTTGacactctggggggggggggggggaattggttGACTTTCCACAACTTGAGTTCCACCCACAGTACATGTTaactgaaggaaggaaaaaacaatTTTGGTAGTCATCCTTCTCCCTGTAGCTCCTATGCCTCTGAAAAGCTGTTCCAAAGTACAGTATTAGGGGACTCACCAGCAGAGGTGCAATTGGggatttgcaaaaataaaaagtcatATCAATGCCTGTCAGCATTTGCAGTGGTCAGGATTCGTACATCTGGTAGATGGCTATAGTAAACCTTCTCAAGGACATACCATGGTACTATTTGCTGGTTCATCACTAAGAGCTAACATACAAAATATGTCTCcacttaaaaaaaatgagaatcaCTTAGACTAGAGCAACGAAGAGAATGCTACTGTATTCACAATGCAAGTGTTTcactaacactcaaatcacttaCCCACCTTTACATTGGCTTCTTCCATTCCAATAACCTGATTCAGATCAGGTTTGGCAGCATTTGCATTACCAATAAGTAGATAGAATGTAGCTCGTAACAGCAAGGCTTCTGCCATATACTTTCCTTTAGCTTCAATTTCTTTAGTACACTCGCTAATTATTTTGTCATAGTTTTCTTCTTCCATATATTTCTTTGCCTTTAAATAGCCACAGCTGAAAATATAGATAGCAGATATTAATATGCAAGAAAGGAAATTCCCCTATTTctaatacaaaaatatttctgatgaTACCTGTTTGAGGGTTGGTGCATAGCCCAAATTCATTCAAATGATCACATCCCTCATCAATTCAGCACTTAATTGTAGTACCACCCAAATAAAGTATTTCAAGAGACAGAGCTCATGTAACAACAATACTCGAAGGAAAAGGTAATCGACTGAAGAAAATAGTTGTTATCTCAACAAAAAAAAGTCTATGTGCTCTCTAACTTCTTAAGGGTGAGGCTGTTAACTCTGCATTAACTTTGTTAACAAATGTTAACTTTGAGATAACATTTTTCATAATTCCAACTCAAAGTGTTTTTATCTCCCAATTAAGACTGAGCCAAACAGAATTGCATAtatacatgtgcacatgcacaaaaaCACACCAAACTCCTCAAACTGTAGCACATTGTAGTATCCCTTTCCTTTCTATGGTCAAAGCCACAATTTACTTACA from Sceloporus undulatus isolate JIND9_A2432 ecotype Alabama chromosome 3, SceUnd_v1.1, whole genome shotgun sequence encodes the following:
- the TOMM70 gene encoding mitochondrial import receptor subunit TOM70 — protein: MLQSNQLKEHRKHFISRALLIEPKQQRTKATSTLKLENMNRPFSAILKQLAYVPLKKNADLSTFYQNRAAAYEQLQKWKEVAQDCTKAVELNPRYVKALFRRAKAHEKLDNKKECLEDVTAVCILEGFQNQQSMLLADKVLKLLGKEKAKEKYKNREPLMPSPQFIKSYFSSFTDDIISQPLLRGEKSDEDKDKEGEPSVVKENCGYLKAKKYMEEENYDKIISECTKEIEAKGKYMAEALLLRATFYLLIGNANAAKPDLNQVIGMEEANVKLRANALIKRGSMYMQQQQPMLSTQDFNMAADIDPQNADVYHHRGQLKILLDQVEEAVEDFDECIRLRPDSALAQAQKCFALYRQAYTGSNSLQVQAAMKGFENVIKKFPRCAEGYALYAQALTDQQQFGKADEMYDKCIDLEPDNATTYVHKGLLQLQWKQDLDKGLELISKAIEIDNKCDFAYETMGTIEVQRGNLDKAIEMFNKAINLAKSEMEMAHLYSLCDAAYAQTEVAKKYGLKPPTL